A window of the Gossypium hirsutum isolate 1008001.06 chromosome A05, Gossypium_hirsutum_v2.1, whole genome shotgun sequence genome harbors these coding sequences:
- the LOC107905768 gene encoding uncharacterized protein: MSKMRYDRKPPLAKSPIRVRPRRVLRSNSTSLQTPPGSLTKSQKPVRAWTGEESVIRPEYRSISCELQALATMVKREVGNGEKENAGFGETSVGAKSTSLFERGRFYEEYSARRNERLKRRKGETGTESKSGHHHGLGVTIESSKKRESKKLESLRKSVSAAYSMERNESQTPRYLLRSMSKANENKYKKPPLAVNNYNSSMSVTGTASKTTTRRVGRRV; the protein is encoded by the exons ATGTCTAAGATGAGGTACGATCGTAAGCCTCCGCTTGCTAAATCGCCTATCCGCGTACGACCCCGTCGAGTCCTCCGTTCCAACTCAACCTCCCTGCAAACCCCGCCAG GTTCTTTGACGAAATCCCAAAAGCCGGTTCGTGCTTGGACAGGCGAAGAATCAGTGATTCGACCCGAATATCGGTCCATTTCTTGCGAGTTACAGGCTTTGGCTACGATGGTTAAACGTGAAGTTGGGAATGGGGAAAAGGAAAACGCTGGTTTTGGTGAGACCAGTGTGGGCGCCAAGTCGACTAGTCTGTTTGAGAGAGGCAGGTTCTACGAGGAGTACTCGGCGAGGAGAAACGAGAGGCTTAAGAGAAGGAAAGGCGAAACCGGGACGGAGTCAAAGAGTGGGCACCATCATGGACTTGGTGTAACCATTGAATCATCAAAGAAAAGAGAGTCGAAGAAGCTGGAGAGCTTGAGGAAATCGGTGTCTGCTGCTTATTCCATGGAGAGGAATGAGAGTCAGACTCCCAGGTATCTGCTCCGAAGCATGAGCAAGGCTAACGAGAATAAGTATAAGAAGCCTCCCCTTGCTGTCAATAATTACAACTCGTCTATGTCTGTGACAGGCACTGCAAGCAAAACTACGACTAGACGAGTTGGTAGAAGGGTCTGA
- the LOC107905766 gene encoding BTB/POZ domain-containing protein At2g30600, translating into METKEKKFLTVAPFECAWIKDLKFREAGRGCVSFDAFAHNDVTVVFRENVGSQHYHYKRDNSPHYTVIIGSHRNSRLKIEVDGKTVVDVVGIGLCCSSAFQSYWISIYDGLISIGKGRYPFQNLVFEWLDTNPNCSVQYVGLSSWDKHVGYRNVNVLPLTQNHLSLWKQVNSEYNGDGDEELEDEQTGYDKWGLENFLESWELSDMLFIVGEEARSVPAHKVILQASGNFGLSSSHEDVIQLQQVAYPTLHALLQYVYAGQTQISEAQLSSLWGLALRFEVMPLVKQCEEAMERFKANKKLSDLGETMELSYASSHIHFGGNFCCGLPINMQRLQQLLLTGEYSDISIYIEGQGLIARAHKVILGLYSVPFTKMFTNGMCESNSPEVCLRDVSPAALKAMLEFMYCGDLRIEDNEDFGTLLLQLLLLSDKFGISLLHQECCKMLLECLSEDSVCPILQAVSSIPSCKLIKETCERKFAMHFDYCTTASLDFISLDETTFRNIIQHPDLTVISEERVLDAILMWYMKSEKLCGWEVVNELITNSTLECVFKDRLKLVNDLLASVRFSLLPYPLLKKLEKTSLSTQISAFGDLVKEAINYIECGAATHGNDQNERFQHRRSSYKELQYICDGDSNGVLYFSGTSYGEHPWVNPVLSKRITITASSPASRHTDPKVLVSRTYQGTCFAGPRMENGNICAWWMVDIGKDHQLMCNYYTLRQDGSRAYIRNWKFQGCMDGKTWIDLRVHENDQTMCKPGQFASWPVTGPNALLPFRFFRVLLTGLTTDASNPWNLCICFLELYGYFR; encoded by the exons atGGAAACGAAAGAGAAAAAGTTCCTGACGGTCGCTCCCTTTGAGTGTGCTTGGATAAAGGATCTTAAATTCCGTGAAGCTGGCAGAGGATGTGTATCATTCGATGCTTTCGCTCACAATGATGTTACTGTGGTGTTTAGGGAGAATGTTGGAAGTCAACACTATCATTATAAGAGGGATAACAGTCCTCATTATACTGTAATCATTGGTAGCCATAGGAACAGTAGGTTGAAAATTGAGGTGGATGGGAAAACTGTGGTTGATGTGGTAGGTATTGGTCTATGTTGTTCTTCTGCATTTCAGAGTTATTGGATCAGTATCTACGATGGGTTGATTAGTATTGGTAAAGGAAGATACCCTTTTCAGAATCTTGTGTTTGAGTGGCTAGATACAAATCCAAATTGCAGTGTTCAGTATGTTGGCCTTAGTAGCTGGGATAAACATGTTGGCTATAGGAATGTTAACGTATTGCCCTTGACTCAAAATCATTTGTCGCTGTGGAAGCAAGTTAACAGCGAATACAATGGCGATGGTGATGAGGAGTTGGAAGATGAACAAACGGGCTATGACAAATGGGGGCTTGAAAATTTTCTTGAGAGTTGGGAATTATCTGATATGTTGTTCATTGTTGGTGAGGAGGCAAGGTCTGTCCCTGCTCATAAGGTTATATTGCAAGCATCAGGGAACTTTGGTCTGAGCTCATCACATGAAGATGTTATTCAGCTACAGCAGGTAGCATATCCAACTCTGCATGCGCTTCTTCAGTATGTATATGCAGGCCAAACACAG ATTTCAGAGGCACAACTTAGTTCGTTGTGGGGTTTGGCTTTACGGTTCGAAGTGATGCCACTAGTGAAGCAATGTGAGGAAGCAATGGAGCGGTTTAAAGCCAACAAAAAGTTGTCGGACTTGGGTGAGACTATGGAGTTATCATATGCAAGTTCTCATATCCACTTTGGAGGAAATTTCTGTTGTGGGCTCCCAATAAACATGCAGAGACTCCAACAATTGCTTTTAACAGGCGAGTACAGTGACATTAGCATTTACATTGAGGGTCAAGGTCTCATTGCTCGGGCTCATAAAGTCATTCTCGGGTTATATAGTGTCCCATTTACAAAG ATGTTCACGAATGGAATGTGTGAGAGCAACTCGCCTGAGGTTTGTTTAAGGGATGTTTCTCCAGCAGCATTGAAGGCTATGCTTGAATTCATGTACTGCGGGGATCTCAGGATTGAGGATAATGAGGACTTTGGTACCTTGTTACTCCAGCTCCTTCTGTTATCTGACAAATTCGGAATCTCTCTTCTTCATCAGGAATGCTGCAAAATGCTTTTAGAATGCCTCTCAGAG GACTCTGTCTGTCCGATCCTCCAAGCAGTTTCCTCAATCCCATCATGTAAACTTATCAAGGAAACTTGTGAAAGGAAGTTTGCAATGCACTTTGACTACTGCACTACTGCAAGCCTTGACTTCATTTCTTTAGACGAGACAACTTTTAGGAATATTATTCAG CATCCGGATCTAACGGTAATATCTGAAGAAAGGGTTCTCGATGCAATTTTGATGTGGTACATGAAATCAGAGAAATTGTGTGGATGGGAAGTGGTGAATGagctaattacaaattcaacctTAGAATGTGTGTTCAAGGACAGGCTTAAACTGGTGAATGACTTGCTTGCATCAGTGCGGTTCTCTTTATTGCCATACCCCCTGCTAAAGAAG TTAGAAAAAACCAGTCTAAGCACGCAGATTTCTGCTTTTGGTGATCTT GTTAAGGAAGCCATTAATTATATAGAATGCGGAGCAGCAACACATGGAAATGACCAGAA TGAAAGATTTCAACATAGACGTTCCAGTTATAAGGAGCTACAGTATATATGTGATGGGGATAGCAATGGAGTTCTGTACTTCTCCGGGACATCATATGGGGAACATCCTTGGGTTAACCCTGTTCTGTCTAAG AGAATTACTATTACAGCTAGCAGCCCTGCTTCAAGGCACACAGATCCCAAGGTTTTGGTATCAAGAACTTACCAG GGAACATGTTTTGCTGGGCCCCGTATGGAAAACGGAAATATCTGTGCATGGTGGATGGTTGACATTGGCAAAGATCATCAG CTTATGTGCAACTACTACACATTGAGACAGGACGGCTCCAGGGCATACATAAGGAATTGGAAATTTCAG GGTTGTATGGATGGAAAGACTTGGATAGATTTGAGAGTGCACGAGAATGACCAAACAATGTGCAAGCCAGGTCAGTTTGCATCATGGCCTGTAACTGGACCAAATGCTCTGCTTCCATTTAGATTCTTCAGGGTTCTACTCACTGGTCTGACCACGGATGCCTCAAACCCCTGGAACTTATGCATTTGCTTCCTGGAGCTGTATGGTTACTTCCGttga
- the LOC107902677 gene encoding small nuclear ribonucleoprotein SmD3a → MSRSLGIPVKLLHEGSGQVVTVELKSGELYRGSMIECEDNWNCQLDNITFTAKKSEVDIPFKSMFAFSLAFASLFSSSPLHQIGKSSSLGVGRGRAVAMRAKLLAEAQQPVEVLNHLFEGNFVLLSALRSLLSGAAFIIEAT, encoded by the exons ATGAGCCGGAGCTTGGGCATTCCGGTGAAGCTGTTACATGAGGGTTCAGGTCAGGTGGTAACGGTGGAACTCAAGAGCGGAGAGCTTTACAGAGGAAGCATGATCGAATGCGAGGATAACTGGAATTGCCAGCTCGACAACATCACCTTCACTGCTAAA AAATCAGAAGTAGACATCCCTTTCAAAAGCATGTTCGCCTTCTCTTTGGCTTTtgcttctttgttttcttcctctcCTTTACATCAAATT GGTAAGAGCTCATCTCTTGGAGTTGGCAGAGGTAGAGCAGTTGCCATGAGAGCCAAA CTGCTGGCCGAGGCACAACAGCCGGTAGAGGTGTTGAACCATCTGTTCGAAGGTAACTTTGTCTTGTTAAGTGCATTGCGGTCTCTTCTGTCAGGAGCAGCGTTCATCATTGAGGCTACCTGA